The following are encoded in a window of Streptomyces sp. Go-475 genomic DNA:
- the trmD gene encoding tRNA (guanosine(37)-N1)-methyltransferase TrmD: protein MRLDVITIFPEYLDPLNVSLVGKARARGQLNVHVHDLRTWTYDRHNTVDDTPYGGGPGMVMKTEPWGDALDCVLADGYETGSHEPALIVPTPSGRPFTQELAVHLSERPWLIFTPARYEGIDRRVVDEYATRMPVYEVSIGDYVLAGGEAAVLVVTEAVARLLPGVLGNAESHRDDSFAPGAMANLLEGPVYTKPPEWRGRDIPDVLLSGHHGKIARWRRDEALKRTTAHRPDLIERCDPKAFDKKDREMLSILGWAPDPAGEPYGRFWRRTDGVEE from the coding sequence ATGCGTCTCGACGTCATCACGATCTTCCCCGAGTACCTCGACCCGCTGAACGTCTCCCTCGTCGGCAAGGCACGCGCGCGTGGACAGCTCAACGTCCACGTCCACGACTTGCGGACCTGGACCTACGACCGGCACAACACCGTCGACGACACCCCCTACGGCGGCGGCCCCGGCATGGTCATGAAGACCGAGCCGTGGGGAGACGCCCTGGACTGTGTCCTGGCCGACGGCTACGAGACCGGCTCCCACGAGCCGGCCCTCATCGTGCCCACGCCCAGCGGCCGCCCCTTCACCCAGGAACTCGCCGTCCACCTTTCCGAGCGCCCCTGGCTGATCTTCACGCCGGCCCGCTACGAGGGCATCGACCGGCGGGTCGTCGACGAGTACGCGACCCGGATGCCGGTCTACGAGGTCTCCATCGGCGACTACGTCCTGGCCGGCGGCGAGGCGGCCGTGCTCGTCGTCACGGAGGCCGTGGCGCGGCTGCTGCCGGGCGTCCTCGGCAACGCCGAGTCCCACCGGGACGACTCCTTCGCGCCCGGCGCCATGGCGAACCTGCTGGAGGGGCCCGTCTACACCAAGCCGCCCGAGTGGCGCGGCCGGGACATCCCCGACGTGCTGCTCAGCGGCCACCACGGGAAGATCGCCCGCTGGCGCCGGGACGAGGCCCTGAAGCGCACGACCGCCCACCGGCCCGACCTGATCGAACGGTGCGATCCCAAGGCCTTCGACAAGAAGGACCGCGAGATGCTCTCCATCCTGGGCTGGGCACCCGACCCGGCGGGGGAGCCGTACGGCCGATTTTGGCGCAGGACCGACGGCGTGGAAGAATAG
- the rplS gene encoding 50S ribosomal protein L19, which produces MSHLLDTVDSASLRSDVPAFRPGDTVNVHVRVIEGNRSRVQQFKGVVIRRQGSGVRETFTVRKVSFSVGVERTFPVHTPIVEKIELVTKGDVRRAKLYYLRELRGKAAKIKEKREN; this is translated from the coding sequence ATGTCTCACCTGCTCGACACCGTCGACTCCGCGTCGCTGCGCAGCGACGTCCCCGCCTTCCGCCCGGGCGACACCGTCAACGTGCACGTCCGCGTCATCGAGGGCAACCGCTCCCGTGTGCAGCAGTTCAAGGGCGTCGTGATCCGCCGCCAGGGCTCCGGCGTGCGCGAGACCTTCACGGTCCGCAAGGTCTCCTTCTCCGTCGGCGTCGAGCGCACCTTCCCGGTGCACACCCCGATCGTGGAGAAGATCGAGCTCGTCACCAAGGGTGACGTCCGCCGCGCCAAGCTGTACTACCTGCGCGAGCTGCGCGGCAAGGCCGCGAAGATCAAGGAGAAGCGCGAGAACTGA
- the lepB gene encoding signal peptidase I, translating to MDTEAQPTERDRSSRPSDSEQTSDPGGPEERSRFALVSRVGAWLPGGRITLTLLTCLLFLLFLSTFVVRPFQIPSGSMEQALRIGDRVLVNKLAYRFGAEPQRGDIVVFDGTGYFGHADYIKRVVGVGGDHVVCCDKEGRIRVNGRPVDESGFLYPGDSPSAVPFDVVVPDGTLFVLGDHRSRSSDSRDHLGSPGGGMVPVGDVIGRADWIVWPFGHATRLQRPDAYARVPAPAAGEAGAHG from the coding sequence ATGGACACCGAAGCACAGCCGACGGAGCGCGACCGCTCCTCCCGCCCTTCCGACTCCGAGCAGACCTCGGACCCCGGAGGGCCGGAGGAGCGGTCGCGTTTCGCTTTGGTGTCGCGTGTCGGCGCATGGCTCCCGGGCGGCCGGATCACCCTCACCCTGCTGACCTGCCTGCTGTTCCTGCTGTTCCTCAGCACGTTCGTGGTGCGGCCGTTCCAGATCCCCAGCGGATCCATGGAGCAGGCGTTGAGGATCGGGGACCGGGTTCTCGTAAATAAGTTGGCGTACCGTTTCGGTGCCGAGCCGCAGCGGGGAGACATCGTCGTGTTCGACGGGACCGGCTACTTCGGGCACGCGGACTACATCAAGCGCGTTGTAGGCGTGGGGGGAGACCACGTGGTGTGCTGCGACAAGGAGGGGAGGATCCGGGTGAACGGCCGGCCGGTCGACGAGTCGGGCTTCCTGTACCCCGGCGACAGCCCGTCCGCGGTGCCCTTCGACGTCGTCGTGCCCGACGGCACCCTGTTCGTCCTCGGCGACCACCGCAGCCGCTCCAGCGACTCCCGTGACCACCTCGGCTCACCGGGCGGCGGCATGGTCCCGGTCGGCGACGTCATCGGCCGCGCCGACTGGATCGTCTGGCCCTTCGGCCACGCCACCCGGCTGCAGCGCCCCGACGCCTACGCGCGCGTGCCCGCCCCCGCCGCCGGAGAGGCGGGCGCCCATGGGTAA
- the lepB gene encoding signal peptidase I — protein sequence MGNRGKPRGVPASPADNLLPTGARRASSPSGGRTRAERRKLQKKVKRRRRRGAVKEIPLLVGVAVLIALVLKTFLVQAFVIPSGSMEQTIQIGDRVLVDKLTPWFGSKPQRGDVVVFKDPGGWLQDEQPTTQKDDPVVIKQIKEGLTFIGLLPSENEKDLIKRVVGVGGDRVKCCDTQGRVTVNGVPLNEDYLYPGIAPSDTPFDITVPPGRLWVMGDHRNNSADSRAHQDTDYGGTVSEEEVVGRAMVIAWPLGHWTMLEEPNTYASVSDSATGSTAAPPSSHRVASDDSNGTIQLPTPAELPLVMGVVGLRRVWGRRRHRVRSWRGGCGGWRTVRTRRRGAPRTPRGIHRPGRGQRRDLRE from the coding sequence ATGGGTAACCGCGGCAAACCGCGCGGCGTCCCCGCCAGTCCCGCGGACAACCTGCTGCCCACCGGCGCCCGGCGCGCCTCCAGCCCGTCCGGCGGCCGTACGCGCGCCGAGCGGCGCAAACTCCAGAAGAAGGTCAAGCGGCGCCGCAGGCGCGGTGCCGTCAAGGAGATACCTCTCCTCGTCGGCGTCGCCGTCCTCATAGCTCTCGTTCTCAAGACCTTCCTCGTCCAGGCCTTCGTGATCCCGTCCGGCTCCATGGAGCAGACGATCCAGATCGGCGACCGCGTCCTGGTCGACAAACTCACCCCGTGGTTCGGCTCGAAGCCGCAGCGCGGGGACGTCGTCGTGTTCAAGGACCCCGGCGGCTGGCTCCAGGACGAGCAGCCCACCACGCAGAAGGACGACCCCGTCGTCATCAAGCAGATCAAGGAAGGGCTCACCTTCATCGGCCTGCTGCCGTCCGAGAACGAGAAGGACCTCATCAAGCGGGTCGTCGGCGTCGGCGGCGACCGCGTCAAGTGCTGCGACACACAAGGGCGCGTGACCGTCAACGGCGTCCCGCTGAACGAGGACTACCTGTACCCCGGCATCGCCCCGTCCGACACGCCGTTCGACATCACGGTGCCCCCGGGGCGGCTGTGGGTGATGGGCGACCACCGGAACAACTCCGCCGACTCGCGCGCCCACCAGGACACCGACTACGGGGGCACGGTCTCCGAGGAGGAGGTCGTGGGCCGCGCCATGGTCATCGCCTGGCCCCTCGGGCACTGGACCATGCTCGAGGAACCGAACACCTACGCCTCCGTGTCCGACTCGGCCACCGGGTCGACCGCTGCCCCTCCCTCGTCGCATAGGGTTGCCTCCGACGATTCGAACGGAACGATCCAGCTCCCGACCCCTGCGGAACTCCCGCTCGTTATGGGAGTGGTGGGCCTGCGTCGTGTTTGGGGCAGGCGGCGGCACAGAGTGAGGAGTTGGCGTGGGGGATGTGGCGGTTGGCGCACGGTCCGGACACGACGGCGAGGAGCACCGCGGACGCCCCGCGGAATCCACCGTCCCGGCCGCGGACAGCGCCGTGACCTCCGGGAGTGA
- the lepB gene encoding signal peptidase I: MGDVAVGARSGHDGEEHRGRPAESTVPAADSAVTSGSDSGAAEDDRVTGEHTTAEGQGPGGTARTPKKPRSFWKELPILIGIALVLALLIKTFLVQAFSIPSDSMQNTLQQGDRVLVDKLTPWFGSEPERGEVVVFHDPDNWLAGEPTTDPNALQTFLSWIGLMPSAEEKDLIKRVIGVGGDTIECKGTGPLTVNGKALDERSYVYAGNTPCSVDDQGGQFKVKVPKGYIWVMGDHRQNSRDSRYNQSDKNHGMVPVKDVVGRAIVIAWPINRWDTLPVPDTFDQAGLNAQPAAAGWAVAPQGLALAGVVPVVWWRRRKR, from the coding sequence GTGGGGGATGTGGCGGTTGGCGCACGGTCCGGACACGACGGCGAGGAGCACCGCGGACGCCCCGCGGAATCCACCGTCCCGGCCGCGGACAGCGCCGTGACCTCCGGGAGTGACTCCGGGGCAGCCGAGGACGACAGGGTGACAGGCGAGCACACGACAGCCGAGGGCCAGGGGCCGGGCGGTACGGCCCGGACACCGAAGAAACCGCGCTCCTTCTGGAAGGAGCTGCCCATCCTGATCGGTATCGCGCTGGTACTGGCGCTGCTGATCAAGACCTTCCTGGTGCAGGCGTTCTCCATCCCCTCCGACTCGATGCAGAACACCCTCCAGCAGGGGGACCGCGTCCTGGTCGACAAGCTGACCCCCTGGTTCGGCTCCGAGCCCGAGCGCGGCGAGGTCGTCGTCTTCCACGACCCCGACAACTGGCTGGCGGGCGAGCCGACGACGGATCCGAACGCCCTGCAGACGTTCCTCAGCTGGATCGGCCTCATGCCCTCCGCCGAGGAGAAGGACCTCATCAAGCGCGTCATCGGCGTCGGCGGTGACACGATCGAGTGCAAGGGCACCGGCCCGCTGACGGTCAACGGCAAGGCGCTGGACGAGCGGTCGTACGTCTACGCCGGCAACACGCCGTGCAGCGTGGACGACCAGGGCGGCCAGTTCAAGGTGAAGGTCCCCAAGGGCTACATCTGGGTCATGGGCGACCACCGGCAGAACTCGCGCGACTCCCGCTACAACCAGTCGGACAAGAACCACGGCATGGTCCCCGTGAAGGACGTCGTGGGGCGGGCCATCGTGATCGCCTGGCCGATCAACCGCTGGGACACGCTGCCGGTGCCGGACACCTTCGACCAGGCCGGTCTGAACGCCCAGCCGGCCGCCGCGGGCTGGGCGGTCGCGCCGCAGGGGCTGGCGCTCGCCGGTGTGGTGCCGGTGGTGTGGTGGCGGCGCAGGAAGCGCTAG